A single region of the Streptomyces sp. NBC_00425 genome encodes:
- a CDS encoding sensor histidine kinase, whose protein sequence is MAVRRLPRPHRFDVCVAVGGLLGGLFLVVIGLGTRPSDDPITLFDGPWPVLAPLTVMAGCEVARRAAPRAALLTGTAAITADLVTQGSLSTILMFTDLVYAAVLYGPLASARRIQWVTGLLTVAGTLVPFALWRVPEALLIGVVVGVVAYAPAATGWIVRNHRDAAEAARLRAEQTALLAEMDRTQAVTAERARMARELHDMVANHLSAIAIHSTAALSIDDPDTSRQALTVIRENSVEGLTEMRRLIGILRDGSGDHEPAAAATLDGLAALVDGARANGLDATLDITPDAGLGRVPAPVELAAYRIVQESLTNALKHACPGRVTVTLLRRDDTLDVRVSSPYGHRDGPRAPGSGAGLVGMRERAALLGGTFHAGPQGPRWTVHTAFPLVEGEPA, encoded by the coding sequence ATGGCCGTACGACGACTGCCCCGCCCGCACCGTTTCGACGTCTGCGTCGCGGTCGGCGGGCTGCTGGGCGGGCTGTTCCTGGTGGTGATCGGTCTGGGCACCCGGCCGTCCGACGACCCGATCACCCTGTTCGACGGCCCCTGGCCGGTGCTGGCGCCGCTCACCGTGATGGCCGGCTGCGAGGTGGCGCGCCGGGCGGCTCCCCGCGCGGCGCTGCTCACCGGCACGGCCGCGATCACCGCGGACCTCGTGACCCAGGGCAGCCTGTCCACGATCCTGATGTTCACCGACCTCGTGTACGCGGCCGTCCTGTACGGCCCGCTCGCCTCCGCCCGTCGCATCCAGTGGGTCACCGGACTGCTCACGGTGGCGGGGACGCTGGTGCCGTTCGCGCTCTGGCGGGTGCCCGAGGCCCTGCTGATCGGCGTGGTCGTCGGCGTCGTCGCGTACGCGCCCGCCGCCACCGGCTGGATCGTGCGCAACCACCGGGACGCCGCCGAGGCGGCACGGCTGCGGGCCGAACAGACCGCGCTGCTCGCCGAGATGGACCGGACCCAGGCCGTCACCGCAGAACGGGCGCGGATGGCAAGGGAGTTGCATGACATGGTCGCCAACCACCTGTCCGCGATCGCCATCCACTCGACGGCGGCGCTGTCGATCGACGATCCGGACACGTCCCGGCAGGCGCTGACCGTCATCCGCGAGAACAGCGTCGAGGGGCTGACGGAGATGCGGCGGCTGATCGGCATCCTGCGCGACGGCAGCGGGGACCACGAACCTGCCGCGGCCGCCACTCTCGACGGTCTGGCGGCCCTCGTCGACGGCGCCCGCGCCAACGGCCTCGACGCGACCCTGGACATCACCCCGGACGCCGGCCTCGGCCGGGTGCCCGCCCCCGTCGAACTCGCCGCGTACAGGATCGTGCAGGAGTCGCTGACCAACGCCCTGAAGCACGCCTGCCCCGGCCGGGTCACCGTCACCCTGCTCCGGCGCGACGACACGCTCGACGTGCGGGTGAGCAGCCCTTACGGCCACCGGGACGGGCCACGCGCCCCGGGTTCCGGCGCGGGACTCGTCGGCATGCGGGAGCGGGCGGCCCTGCTGGGCGGCACGTTCCACGCCGGGCCGCAGGGGCCTCGCTGGACGGTCCACACCGCCTTCCCGCTCGTCGAAGGAGAGCCCGCATGA
- a CDS encoding DUF2550 domain-containing protein — MILALTVCGIVVALVALGLFVFGLRRRLIQRSGGTFDCSLRWDVSEKPDTSGKGWSYGVARYNGDRIEWYRVFSYAYRPRRVLERGTIEVAGRRLPEGEEELALLSDAVILVCLHRGTRLELAMSEDALTGFLAWLEAAPPGQRVNVA, encoded by the coding sequence ATGATCCTCGCTCTGACTGTGTGCGGAATCGTCGTGGCCCTGGTGGCGCTGGGGTTGTTCGTCTTCGGTCTGCGCCGCAGACTCATCCAGCGCTCCGGCGGCACCTTCGACTGCTCCCTGCGCTGGGACGTCTCCGAGAAACCGGACACGAGCGGCAAGGGCTGGAGCTACGGCGTCGCCCGCTACAACGGCGACCGCATCGAGTGGTACCGGGTCTTCTCCTACGCGTACCGTCCGCGCCGGGTTCTGGAGCGCGGCACGATCGAGGTGGCCGGCCGCCGGCTCCCCGAGGGCGAGGAGGAGCTGGCGTTGCTGTCCGACGCGGTGATCCTGGTCTGTCTGCACCGGGGCACGCGCCTGGAGCTCGCGATGAGCGAGGACGCGCTGACCGGATTCCTCGCCTGGCTGGAGGCGGCCCCGCCCGGACAGCGAGTGAATGTGGCGTAG
- a CDS encoding response regulator, whose translation MSSVIRVLVAEDQSAVRAGLVLILRSASDIEVVGEAADGEQAVALARELRPDLVLMDVQMPRLDGVAATRKVVEEGLADVLVLTTFDLDAYVFGALRAGAAGFLLKDTEARDLLAAVRTVAAGEGLIAPAVTRRLIAEFAAVPARAPGADPAVLDALTRREREVLACLGQGLSNAGIAERLDMAEATVKTHVSRLLGKLGLRSRVQAAVLAQELGVG comes from the coding sequence ATGAGCTCCGTCATCCGCGTGCTCGTGGCCGAGGACCAGTCCGCCGTGCGCGCCGGTCTGGTCCTCATCCTGCGCAGCGCGTCCGACATCGAGGTGGTCGGGGAGGCCGCGGACGGGGAGCAGGCGGTGGCGCTGGCCCGGGAGCTGCGGCCGGACCTGGTGCTGATGGACGTTCAGATGCCGCGCCTCGACGGGGTGGCGGCGACCCGGAAGGTCGTCGAGGAGGGGCTGGCGGACGTCCTCGTACTGACCACCTTCGACCTCGACGCGTACGTCTTCGGGGCGTTGCGTGCCGGTGCGGCCGGGTTCCTGCTCAAGGACACGGAGGCGCGGGACCTGCTGGCGGCGGTCCGGACCGTGGCGGCCGGCGAGGGACTGATCGCCCCGGCCGTGACCCGTCGTCTGATCGCCGAGTTCGCCGCCGTGCCCGCGCGGGCGCCCGGGGCCGATCCGGCCGTCCTCGACGCGCTCACCCGGCGTGAACGCGAGGTGCTGGCCTGTCTGGGACAGGGGCTGTCCAACGCGGGCATCGCCGAACGCCTCGACATGGCGGAGGCGACCGTGAAGACGCACGTCAGTCGGCTGCTGGGCAAGCTGGGACTGCGCAGCCGGGTGCAAGCGGCGGTGCTGGCGCAGGAGTTGGGCGTCGGGTGA
- a CDS encoding F0F1 ATP synthase subunit epsilon, with protein MAAELHVALVAADREVWSGEATLVVARTTSGDIGVMPGHQPLLGVLESGPVTIRTSDGGTVVAAVHGGFISFADNKLSLLAEIAELSDEIDVQRVERELERAKAEGDAAAERRADVRLRAAASR; from the coding sequence TTGGCTGCTGAGCTGCACGTCGCGTTGGTCGCGGCCGACCGAGAGGTCTGGTCCGGCGAGGCCACCCTGGTCGTCGCGCGCACCACGTCCGGCGACATCGGCGTCATGCCCGGTCACCAGCCGCTGCTCGGTGTGCTGGAGTCGGGCCCGGTGACCATCCGTACGAGTGATGGTGGAACGGTCGTCGCCGCGGTGCACGGCGGTTTCATCTCGTTCGCGGACAACAAGCTGTCGCTGCTGGCCGAGATCGCCGAGCTGTCGGACGAGATCGACGTCCAGCGCGTGGAGCGCGAGCTCGAGCGCGCGAAGGCGGAGGGCGATGCCGCCGCCGAGCGTCGCGCGGACGTACGACTGCGTGCGGCGGCCTCACGCTGA
- a CDS encoding glycoside hydrolase family 18 chitinase, translating to MRFRHRAAAGFATLLLPLAGLVGLAGPAQAATTATATYTKASDWGTGFEGRWTVKNTGTTAISSWTVEWDFPSGTSVTSAWDADVTSAGLHWTAKNKSWNGSLAPGASVSFGFNGAGSGSPANCRLNGGGCDGTSVPGDSAPSAPGTPTASLVTDTSVKLAWSAATDDKGVKNYDVLRDGAKVATVTTTSYTDTGLTAGTDYSYAVRARDTADQTGPAGGALAVRTTGGTTPPTTGDKVRLGYFTEWGIYGRNYNVKNLVTSGSAAKITHINYAFGNVTNGQCAIGDSYADYDKAFTADQSVSGVADTWDQPLRGNFNQLRQLKAKYPHIKVLWSFGGWTWSGGFAQAAANPAAFAQSCYNLVEDPRWADVFDGIDIDWEYPNACGLSCDTSGAAAYKNLMQALRAKFGANYLVTAATTADGTSGGKIDAADYAGAASYVNWYNVMTYDFFGAFDADGPTAPHSPLTTYSGIPQAGFTTADAIAKFKAKGVPANKLLIGIGFYGRGWTGVTQDAPGGTATGPAPGTYEQGIEDYKVLKTSCPATGTIAGTAYAKCGSNWWSYDTPATIAGKMAWARNQGLGGAFFWEFSGDTAGGELVSAINSGMS from the coding sequence ATGCGCTTCAGACACAGAGCCGCGGCAGGGTTCGCGACGCTGTTGCTCCCCCTGGCCGGGCTGGTCGGCCTGGCGGGCCCCGCCCAGGCCGCCACGACCGCCACCGCCACCTACACCAAGGCCTCGGACTGGGGCACCGGCTTCGAGGGCAGGTGGACGGTGAAGAACACCGGCACCACCGCCATCAGCTCCTGGACGGTCGAGTGGGACTTCCCCTCCGGGACCTCCGTCACCTCCGCCTGGGACGCCGACGTCACCTCCGCCGGCCTGCACTGGACCGCCAAGAACAAGTCGTGGAACGGCTCCCTCGCCCCCGGCGCCTCCGTCTCCTTCGGCTTCAACGGCGCCGGCTCCGGCTCGCCCGCCAACTGCCGTCTGAACGGCGGCGGTTGTGACGGAACGTCGGTTCCCGGCGATTCCGCCCCCTCGGCCCCGGGCACCCCCACGGCCTCCTTGGTCACCGACACCTCCGTGAAGCTGGCCTGGTCCGCCGCCACCGACGACAAGGGCGTCAAGAACTACGACGTCCTGCGCGACGGCGCCAAGGTCGCCACCGTGACGACCACCTCGTACACCGACACCGGTCTGACCGCGGGCACCGACTACTCCTACGCCGTCCGGGCCCGCGACACCGCCGACCAGACGGGACCGGCCGGCGGCGCCCTCGCCGTCCGCACCACCGGCGGCACCACTCCCCCGACCACCGGCGACAAGGTCAGGCTCGGCTACTTCACCGAGTGGGGCATCTACGGCCGCAACTACAACGTCAAGAACCTGGTGACGTCGGGCTCGGCCGCCAAGATCACCCACATCAACTACGCCTTCGGCAACGTCACGAACGGCCAGTGCGCGATCGGCGACTCCTACGCCGACTACGACAAGGCCTTCACCGCCGACCAGTCGGTCAGCGGCGTCGCCGACACCTGGGACCAGCCACTGCGCGGCAACTTCAACCAGCTGCGCCAGCTGAAGGCCAAGTACCCGCACATCAAGGTGCTCTGGTCGTTCGGCGGCTGGACCTGGTCCGGCGGCTTCGCCCAGGCCGCGGCCAACCCGGCCGCGTTCGCCCAGTCCTGCTACAACCTGGTCGAGGACCCGCGCTGGGCCGACGTCTTCGACGGCATCGACATCGACTGGGAGTACCCGAACGCCTGCGGCCTGTCCTGCGACACCAGCGGGGCCGCGGCCTACAAGAACCTGATGCAGGCACTGCGCGCCAAGTTCGGCGCGAACTACCTGGTCACCGCGGCCACCACGGCCGACGGCACCTCCGGCGGCAAGATCGACGCCGCCGACTACGCGGGCGCCGCGAGCTACGTCAACTGGTACAACGTGATGACGTACGACTTCTTCGGCGCCTTCGACGCGGACGGTCCGACCGCCCCGCACTCCCCGCTGACGACGTACAGCGGCATCCCGCAGGCCGGGTTCACCACGGCCGACGCGATAGCCAAGTTCAAGGCGAAGGGCGTGCCCGCGAACAAGCTGCTCATCGGCATCGGCTTCTACGGCCGCGGCTGGACGGGCGTCACCCAGGACGCCCCGGGCGGCACGGCCACGGGCCCGGCGCCGGGAACCTACGAGCAGGGCATCGAGGACTACAAGGTCCTCAAGACGTCCTGTCCCGCCACCGGCACGATCGCCGGCACGGCGTACGCGAAGTGCGGCAGCAACTGGTGGTCCTACGACACCCCGGCCACCATCGCCGGGAAGATGGCCTGGGCCAGGAACCAGGGCCTCGGCGGGGCCTTCTTCTGGGAGTTCAGCGGCGACACCGCGGGCGGTGAACTGGTGAGCGCCATCAACAGCGGAATGTCGTGA
- the atpD gene encoding F0F1 ATP synthase subunit beta, which produces MTTTVETAVATGRVARVIGPVVDVEFPVDAMPEIYNALHVEVADPALAGEKKTLTLEVAQHLGDGLVRTISMQPTDGLVRQAPVTDTGTGITVPVGDFTKGKVFNTLGEVLNVDETYEGERWSIHRKAPNFDELESKTEMFETGVKVIDLLTPYVKGGKIGLFGGAGVGKTVLIQEMIYRVANNHDGVSVFAGVGERTREGNDLIEEMADSGVIDKTALVFGQMDEPPGTRLRVALAGLTMAEYFRDVQKQDVLFFIDNIFRFTQAGSEVSTLLGRMPSAVGYQPNLADEMGLLQERITSTRGHSITSMQAIYVPADDLTDPAPATTFAHLDATTVLSRPISEKGIYPAVDPLDSTSRILDPRYIAADHYNTAMRVKTVLQKYKDLQDIIAILGIDELGEEDKLTVHRARRVERFLSQNTHVAKQFTGVDGSDVPLDESITAFNAIIDGDYDHFPEQAFFLCGGIEDLKANAKELGVS; this is translated from the coding sequence ATGACGACGACAGTTGAGACGGCCGTTGCCACGGGCCGCGTCGCCCGGGTCATCGGCCCGGTCGTCGACGTGGAATTCCCCGTCGACGCCATGCCGGAGATCTACAACGCCCTTCACGTCGAGGTGGCCGACCCGGCCCTCGCCGGCGAGAAGAAGACGCTGACCCTGGAGGTCGCCCAGCACCTGGGTGACGGCCTGGTCCGCACGATCTCGATGCAGCCCACCGACGGTCTGGTCCGCCAGGCCCCGGTCACCGACACCGGCACGGGCATCACCGTCCCGGTCGGCGACTTCACCAAGGGCAAGGTGTTCAACACCCTCGGTGAGGTGCTGAACGTCGACGAGACTTACGAGGGCGAGCGCTGGTCCATCCACCGCAAGGCCCCCAACTTCGACGAGCTCGAGTCGAAGACCGAGATGTTCGAGACCGGCGTCAAGGTCATCGACCTCCTCACCCCGTACGTCAAGGGTGGAAAGATCGGTCTGTTCGGCGGCGCCGGCGTCGGCAAGACGGTGCTCATCCAGGAGATGATCTACCGCGTCGCCAACAACCACGACGGTGTCTCCGTGTTCGCCGGCGTCGGTGAGCGCACCCGTGAGGGCAACGACCTCATCGAGGAGATGGCCGACTCGGGCGTCATCGACAAGACCGCCCTGGTCTTCGGTCAGATGGACGAGCCCCCGGGCACCCGTCTGCGCGTGGCCCTGGCCGGTCTGACCATGGCGGAGTACTTCCGCGATGTGCAGAAGCAGGACGTGCTGTTCTTCATCGACAACATCTTCCGCTTCACCCAGGCCGGTTCCGAGGTCTCGACCCTGCTCGGCCGGATGCCCTCCGCGGTGGGTTACCAGCCGAACCTGGCCGACGAGATGGGTCTCCTCCAGGAGCGCATCACCTCGACCCGCGGTCACTCGATCACCTCGATGCAGGCGATCTACGTCCCCGCGGACGACCTGACCGACCCGGCCCCGGCCACCACCTTCGCCCACCTCGACGCGACGACGGTGCTCTCCCGTCCGATCTCGGAGAAGGGCATCTACCCGGCCGTGGACCCGCTGGACTCCACGTCCCGGATCCTGGACCCCCGCTACATCGCGGCGGACCACTACAACACCGCGATGCGCGTCAAGACGGTCCTGCAGAAGTACAAGGACCTTCAGGACATCATCGCCATCCTCGGCATCGACGAGCTGGGCGAGGAGGACAAGCTCACCGTCCACCGCGCCCGTCGCGTGGAGCGCTTCCTGTCCCAGAACACCCACGTCGCCAAGCAGTTCACCGGCGTCGACGGGTCGGACGTGCCGCTGGACGAGTCGATCACCGCGTTCAACGCGATCATCGACGGCGACTACGACCACTTCCCGGAGCAGGCGTTCTTCCTGTGCGGTGGCATCGAGGACCTGAAGGCCAACGCCAAGGAGCTGGGCGTCTCCTGA